From the Malus domestica chromosome 17, GDT2T_hap1 genome, one window contains:
- the LOC103405472 gene encoding pyridoxal 5'-phosphate synthase-like subunit PDX1.2 has protein sequence MAAEDGAVTIYNSSAITDANNKKNPYSIKVGLAQMLRGGTIVEVNTPEQARLSEDAGACSVIISDPPLNRGISRMSDPCLIKDIKRAVSIPVVARSRIGHFVEAQILESIGVDYIDESEYLAMADEEHFINKHNFQTPFICGAQTLGDALRRVREGAAIIRIQGDLTGSGNVAMTVKNVRSVMGQIRLLNNMDDDEVFAFSKTIQAPYDLVAQSKQMGRLPVVLFASGGIVTPADVALMMQLGCDGVFIGSDVFNCSDPYKRVIDIVQAVRNYNDPHVLVEVSSGLSDLMAGLGFGEDRIEQFGSGHGGV, from the coding sequence ATGGCGGCAGAGGACGGCGCGGTCACAATCTACAACAGCAGCGCAATCACCGACGCCAACAACAAGAAGAACCCATATTCGATCAAGGTCGGCCTCGCCCAGATGCTTCGCGGCGGCACCATTGTTGAGGTGAACACCCCCGAGCAAGCAAGGCTATCCGAAGACGCCGGCGCTTGCTCCGTCATCATCTCCGACCCGCCCCTCAACCGAGGCATTTCGCGCATGTCCGACCCctgtctcatcaaggacatcAAACGTGCCGTTTCGATACCCGTCGTGGCCCGATCACGGATCGGGCATTTCGTCGAGGCCCAGATCCTCGAATCAATCGGCGTCGACTACATCGACGAGAGCGAGTATCTAGCGATGGCGGACGAGGAACATTTCATAAACAAGCACAATTTCCAGACCCCTTTCATCTGCGGAGCTCAAACGCTCGGCGACGCGTTGAGGAGAGTGAGAGAAGGCGCGGCGATCATACGAATCCAAGGCGATCTAACCGGGTCCGGCAACGTCGCCATGACTGTAAAAAACGTCAGATCCGTGATGGGTCAGATTAGGCTGCTCAACAACATGGACGACGACGAAGTCTTCGCGTTTTCGAAGACGATTCAAGCACCGTACGACCTGGTTGCACAATCCAAGCAAATGGGTCGGCTGCCGGTGGTGCTGTTCGCCTCCGGTGGCATCGTGACGCCGGCCGACGTGGCGTTGATGATGCAATTGGGTTGCGACGGAGTGTTTATCGGGTCGGATGTATTCAATTGCTCGGATCCGTATAAGCGGGTGATCGACATTGTTCAGGCGGTTAGGAACTACAATGATCCGCATGTGCTGGTGGAGGTGAGTTCCGGGTTGTCGGATCTGATGGCGGGTTTGGGTTTCGGTGAGGACAGGATCGAACAGTTTGGCAGCGGCCACGGAGGTGTTTGA